The genomic segment GGAAGGAGTAGGCTCGGACGACGCCGACGAGCGTACTGACACCCGGGATGAACCACAACCGGATGAGGAGATAACTACTGAGGACACAGAGTCGGAGACTGAATCCACTCCTGAGCAGGATGAGGAGGATGTGGACGAATCCACCGGTGGACCGGCCTTCTCCTTTGATGAGACCGATATGCACGGCTTCTATGTCCGGGAGGACACGTGGGATGGCGTCACCCGGATGCGATCATCGGTAACTGCTGCGTGCTCTATGTTTGATGTTCCCGAATTTGAGGGAAGAGAGTTTCAAGATGCGTGTCTCCGGGTAATTGCGGACCACGGTGATGAGGTCGCCCTCCAGATCCTCCGGGAGCGTGGTATCGAAGCCGATGAGGAACGTGTCCAGGAAGTTGTGGAGATGCTGAGCGAGCAAGCTACGAACGACTAATATTGGATTTGGCCGATTTCCCTCACCATTTAGATTTCGTGCGCATTGTACATTATGCAGATTGTGTAGCAAGCCATCTGCTTGCAGTCTCGCGATTATTCTCGGAACCGGGTCCGAACGGCGGTCGCGGTTTTGGTATAGCGGTATATGATTTATACCGTTGACCAAATCCGAATTTCGGGGGATAGAACCCTTCTATCATAGGAAAAATGGGTATGAGACTTCTGTCACCGGTGGTCCTGATTACGCCGGTAATCACGACCACTTTGAAGTACCTCGCCGCCGTCCGGTAAGCACGAATGCTGCAACCGCCTCACGACGGCGCTTCCCCCAGGGTAGAGGCACCGAGACCGGGCCCGCAGGACGGTGGAGGGCCGGTGGATGCCTGATCGAGCGCTTTCGACGCCACTCGAAGACAGCTTCGAGCGCTACCTCCAGGACAAGGGGAAAGGCCGCGGCGGCGACGGTGGGAACTATCGACGTAACGCTGCACGCGAGCTCGAACGGTTCGCCGAGTGGGCCGCCGGCGACCGCGGCGCCGACGACTGGACCGGGATCGTCCCCGACGACATCGACCGCGAGCCGACCTTCGACGATCTCGACGAACGCGTGTTCCGGGAGTACGCCCGACATCTCGGTGGAGATCGGGGACTCAAGCAGAACACAGTACAAACCTATTACCGCTATATCTCTGCCTGGTGTGGCTGGTGCGTCAACGAGGGATATCTCGAGGCGCATTACGCGCAGCGGGCCAGTGCGATGGCGCCGCTGCCGGAGGACGACGGCCGCAAGCCCGGCGACCAGCAGGCCTGGACGTCCGAACAGCGCCACGCGCTCACCCGGCACGTCGACGAACGGGCCCGCGACGCCGTCGAGGCGTACACGACACTCCCGGAGGGTACTGACCCCCTCGACAAGCAGCGAGCGCACTATGCGGCGCTGAAGGCGGCTCGTGACCGGGCTCTGGTGTTCGTTCTCGCGTACACGGCCGTCCGTGTTGGGGAACTTCTCCGGGATCCGAACGACCCGCGGCGACGTGGCGTCCGCTGGGAGGACCTCTCGCTTGACGAGGGGAGTATGGACGTCTACCGGAAGAAACAGCAATGGGACGCCGCGAGTCTCCCCGACCCGGTGATCTCGCCGCTGCGGAGCTACCGCCAGCTGATGGACCCACCGACGGGGCGCTGGCCGGTGTTTCCCACGTTCGACCAGCGGACGCTCGCAGGGCTCGTCCAGGATGAGCTCGCCGACCGAGGGGAACATACGGAGGCAATCGCCGAACGCCGTGAGGAGTACGCTCGCGACCTCCTCCTGGCGCTCGATGAGGATATTCGGCCGCCCTCGATTACGACGGACGGCACACGATCGATTCTCCAACGGCTCTCAGAAGCTGCAGAGATAGACATCGACCATCCGAAACACGATTACCTTGCTCCACACGGCGGCCGGCGTGGAATGGGTGAAGTTCTCGTTCGAGCATTCGGATACACGGTTGCCGCCCGGTATCTCGACAATTCAGAGGAGATGGTGAGAGAGCGGTATTCACATATCGAGGCCGGAGAACTCGGTGATGTCGCTACTGAGGCGCTCGAGGAGATCGATAGTATACCGTAGTAACATATTTCGAGTGTGAGGGGTAGACCGTTGCGTTCACACCGCGTCGACGGTGAACAGCGAGTCGTCGCTGAGGACGACCTGTACCCGGCGGTGCCAGGCGTCAGCAAAGGCCTCCCGTTGCTGGTCGCTTGCCGATCCGTCGAGAATCCCCTGGAGGTTCCCGATCGCGGGTCCACCGCCAGGAACGTCGCTGACGTGGTAGGCCACTTCGACGGTCTCGTCCGTGTCGGTTCGCCGGAACCGGAACGTCGGGTCCGCCGTGTCCGGGTCGAACGCGTCGAAGACGAGGAGGTCGCGGCGGCCGCCATAGCCGCCGGCGAGCCCGCTGAATCCGTCATCGCCGGTCGCGCCAGTCACGTACGAGATGATGCGGCTCATCACGCCGTACGCGGCATCGTCCTGCGGGCCGGCCGTCTGGACCTCGATTTTGCTCCGGGCTGGATAGTCGTCGGGATACAGGGCGTCGAGCCCGAGCTGGACGATCCGGTAGGCGCCCGAGGCTGTCGGACAGGAGTGGCCCGCTTCTTTCACCGCGTCCCGGTAGGTGACGACGAACGGCTCGCCCGGTTCGAGGACGCCGAGGGCCTCCGCGACGGGGTCGCGGATTTCGATCGGGTCGACGTCGTAGTCGACCTGCCAATTGGTTCTCGTCTGGGTCGTGTCAGTCGCAGTCGAATTCGATGTCATGAGTTGTGGTTGTGATCGTGTCTCGTGGTCAGTAGCGGAGCAGTCGCATCCCGTTGAGGATGACGAGGAGGACGCTGGCCTCGTGGACCAGCATTCCCGACGCGAGGGTGACGTAGCTGGTGAGCACGCCCGCGAGGAGGACGGTCACGGTCAACACTGCCAGCCCGACGTTCTCGAGGACGTTCCAGCGCGTCGCCTTGCTGAGTTTGACCGCGTACGGGATTCGTTCGAGGTCGTCGGCCATCAACGCCATGTCAGCCGTCTCGATGGCGGTGTCCGTCCCCGCAGCACCCATCGCGATGCCGACGTCGGCGGTCGCCAGCGATGGCGCGTCGTTGATGCCGTCGCCGACCATCGCGACGACGTGGCCGTCGGCCTGGTAGCCCTCGATGACGGACTGCTTGTCCTCGGGGAGGAGTTCAGCACGGTACTCGTCGATACCGACCTCCTCGGCAACGGCAGCGGCCGTCCGCTCGTTGTCGCCGGTGAGCATCACCGTCTCGATGCCAGCGTCTTGGAGCGCCGCGACGACCCCAGGAGCGGCCTCCCGGAGCTCGTCCCGCATCGCAATCGCGCCGATGATGTCCCCGTCCCGAACGACGTGGACGACTGTCTCGCCGCGCCCCTCACGCTCGCGGACGTAGTCGGCGACCCGGCTGGGGACGTCAATGTCGCGGTCGGCCAGCAGTGCGCGGTTGCCGACAACAACTTCCTGGCCATCGGCGTGGGCGATGACGCCCTTGCCAGCGACTACGTCGAAGTCATCCGGATCGGGGACCGACTGGCGCCCCGCGTCCGTATCGTCCGCTTGGGCGACCGTCGTTCCGCCGTCCGTCGCGGCGGTCGGATCCTCGCGGGCCGCGTCGACGATGGCGTCAGCGAGGTGGTGTTCGCTCTTCTTCTCGGCGGTCGCCGCGAGTGAGAGGACCTCGTCATCAGCAACGCCGAACCCCTCAACATCGGCGACGGTGGTCTCGCCCTTCGTGAGGGTGCCGGTCTTGTCGAAGGCGACAAGGTCGATCTTGCCGGCGCGTTCGAGGTGTTCGCCGCCCTTCATCAGCACGCCAGACCGAGCGGCGTTGCCGATGGCCGAGACGATGCTGACCGGTGGCCCGATGACCAGCGCGCCGGGACAGCCGATGACCAACAGGGTCAGCGACAGGATCGCGTTCTGCGTGACTGCATACGCGCCGATGGCCAGCACGATGACGGCCGGCGTGTAATACTTCGCGAACCGGTCGATGAGACTCTCGGTCGGCGACTGAGCCTCTTGGGCCTCCTCGACACGGCGGATGATCCGTTCGAGCGTCGTATCCGAGCCCGCACCCGTCGTTCGGATCTCCAGTGCGCCTTCTTGATTGACCGTCCCGGCGTAGACCTCGTCGCCGTCGGCCTTGTGGACGGGCGCGCTCTCGCCGGTGACTGGTGCTTGGTTGACGGCGCTCTCGCCGTCGACGACGGTGCCGTCAACCGGAATCTTCCCGCCCGGCTTTACGACGACGACTTCGCCCTCTTCGACCTCGCGGGCGGGGACTTCTTGGAGTTCCCCGTCGCGACGGACGGTCGCCGTGTCGGGCGTCATCTCCAGCAGCTCCTGGAGGGCAGTCCGGGTCTTCCGCATCGTCCGTCCCTCGAGGTAGCTGCCGAGGCTGAACAGGAAGACGACGGCGGCGGCCTCCCAGTACTCCCCGATGATGATGGCCCCGATGGCGGCTAGCGTCACCAGCGTCTTGATGCCGAGCGTCCGGTTGGTGACCTCGTGGTAGGCGGTTTTGGCGATGTCGTAGCCACCCACGAGCGTCGCCAGGACGAGGATGGCGGCGCTGGCCGTATTAAAACTCGTGAGGTAGCCCAGACTCCAGCCACCGCCGTAGAGCAGGCCGCTCGTTGCCGTGACGATGGCCTTCCGGTGTTTCCGGTAGTACTGCGTGATCGATTGTTTGTTCATGGTGTTAGGCGGGCTGGGGCGTGTACCCCTGGTTTTCGATGGTCTCTGCGAAGACGTCGGGGTCCGCGACGTTGTCGTCGTACTCGATTTCGACGCGGCCGGTCGCGTAGTGGACTTCGACGTGCTGGACGCCGTCGACGTTCGACAGGGCGCGTTCGACGGTGCTCGCGCAGGTCGGGCAATCGAAGTCGAGGACGCGGAATTGGGTTGTGTCGCTCATTACAGTTTGAGGTAGTGCCCATACCCCAATAAGTATTTTTTAGATGATATGTTTGAATTCGGAGACGGGTCGTTGGAACAGTCAAACGGGTCGTCTAGGGCTTTCGCTATCGCGGGTCCATCCTGTACTGGATACCTCGACAGACACCTACCCGACTCCTGCCCCGCTACCTTTTCCCGCGTGCTCGCGCTCAGTTCTCGTATGAGTGATTCCGATACCGACCACCGTCTCGACGACATCGCGGTGCGAGACACTCGGATTTCGGACGCCATCGACGAGCCGATGCGGGCGATGGTCCTCGACATTCTGTCCGAGGAAGCCCTAACTGCGACCGAGGTCCACGAACGCCTCGACGATCGCGGCATCGACCGGACGGAGAACACGGTCCGCCATCACATCAACGAGCTCCGGGATGCGGGCCTCGTCGACGTCGTTCGCTTCGAGGAGGGGCGTGGTGGGACGACGAAGTACTACCACGCGAACACGATCGTCCTCTCGTACTCACTACCAGATTCGGCCGACGCCGCCGTCGAGGAGATGATCGACGCTGCCCAGCCCCAGATCACGGACGCGCTCACTACGCTCACCGACGAGTACGACGACGCTATTGAGGAGATCGTCGAGGATATGCAGCCCTGCGAGCACTGCCAGACCCAGAAGTACGAGACGTACGTTCTTCTGACCGTCCTGCGACGTGCGTTCGTTCGCGCCCACAGAAATTCCTGAGGGGGAACCACCCCTACGCTGGCAGGGTCTTAGAAGGAGAACCGATCACGCGCGGATTGCATCGCGAGGCGAGTCAGGAGTCGCGCAGGGCCACGCTTTGGGAGGTCCCGTACAGTCTCGATGCTGGTCGGCGGTTCACTACCACCAATGTCTAACTCCCAGCCTGTCTCGTCCATGAAGCGTTCGACAGCCTGATTTACTCGCTGTCGCACGTCGTCCGAGTCCATTGTCTCGGGCACACCATTCCGGAGGACGACGTCGCCGTCAACGATCACTGTCTCGACGTCGGCCGGCACCGCGTTGTTCACGACCTGTGCAGGAATATTGGTCCGTGGCGTGAACTTCGGTTTGTCGACGTCGAGGAGGATAATATCCGCGCGCTTTCCCGCTTCAATACTGCCGATCTCGTCGCCCATCCCCAGCGCGCGTGCGCCCTCGATAGTGAGCATTCGTATCAGTTCCATCGAGTCGAACTGCCCAGCTGAACGCTTGAGATTTGCCGCCAGCCGAGCTTGCCGCGCTTCACCGAACATGCTGTACGAGTCGTGCCAGTAGTGGTCGTCAATCCCTACTCCGACGTCGACGCCGGCGGCTCGAAGCTCGGGAACGGGCGTCCACTGCGTCTCCCCGTTCGGATTCCAGTAACAGAAGACGGACGGGCAGTGCGCAACAGCCGCGTCCGCCTCGGCGGTTCGCTGGATGTCCTCTTCGTCGGCGAGGCGGAAGTGAGCAGCGACCAGTCGGTCGTCCAGGAGTCCAACGTCGTCGAGCAATCCCACCGAGTCCTCGCCACCGTTCGCTCGTGCCATCGTGTTACTCTCCTCGAGTTCGAGCAAGTGCGTGTGGACGAGCAGGTCCGGGTACTCTGCGGCGAGGGACGCGGTCCGTTCCCACAGCTGCCTGGTACACGACCAGTCGTCGTGCGGGCAGATCGTCGCCCTGATTCGGCCCTCG from the Natronomonas gomsonensis genome contains:
- a CDS encoding ArsR/SmtB family transcription factor is translated as MSDSDTDHRLDDIAVRDTRISDAIDEPMRAMVLDILSEEALTATEVHERLDDRGIDRTENTVRHHINELRDAGLVDVVRFEEGRGGTTKYYHANTIVLSYSLPDSADAAVEEMIDAAQPQITDALTTLTDEYDDAIEEIVEDMQPCEHCQTQKYETYVLLTVLRRAFVRAHRNS
- a CDS encoding phage integrase SAM-like domain-containing protein — encoded protein: MPDRALSTPLEDSFERYLQDKGKGRGGDGGNYRRNAARELERFAEWAAGDRGADDWTGIVPDDIDREPTFDDLDERVFREYARHLGGDRGLKQNTVQTYYRYISAWCGWCVNEGYLEAHYAQRASAMAPLPEDDGRKPGDQQAWTSEQRHALTRHVDERARDAVEAYTTLPEGTDPLDKQRAHYAALKAARDRALVFVLAYTAVRVGELLRDPNDPRRRGVRWEDLSLDEGSMDVYRKKQQWDAASLPDPVISPLRSYRQLMDPPTGRWPVFPTFDQRTLAGLVQDELADRGEHTEAIAERREEYARDLLLALDEDIRPPSITTDGTRSILQRLSEAAEIDIDHPKHDYLAPHGGRRGMGEVLVRAFGYTVAARYLDNSEEMVRERYSHIEAGELGDVATEALEEIDSIP
- a CDS encoding heavy metal translocating P-type ATPase, producing MNKQSITQYYRKHRKAIVTATSGLLYGGGWSLGYLTSFNTASAAILVLATLVGGYDIAKTAYHEVTNRTLGIKTLVTLAAIGAIIIGEYWEAAAVVFLFSLGSYLEGRTMRKTRTALQELLEMTPDTATVRRDGELQEVPAREVEEGEVVVVKPGGKIPVDGTVVDGESAVNQAPVTGESAPVHKADGDEVYAGTVNQEGALEIRTTGAGSDTTLERIIRRVEEAQEAQSPTESLIDRFAKYYTPAVIVLAIGAYAVTQNAILSLTLLVIGCPGALVIGPPVSIVSAIGNAARSGVLMKGGEHLERAGKIDLVAFDKTGTLTKGETTVADVEGFGVADDEVLSLAATAEKKSEHHLADAIVDAAREDPTAATDGGTTVAQADDTDAGRQSVPDPDDFDVVAGKGVIAHADGQEVVVGNRALLADRDIDVPSRVADYVREREGRGETVVHVVRDGDIIGAIAMRDELREAAPGVVAALQDAGIETVMLTGDNERTAAAVAEEVGIDEYRAELLPEDKQSVIEGYQADGHVVAMVGDGINDAPSLATADVGIAMGAAGTDTAIETADMALMADDLERIPYAVKLSKATRWNVLENVGLAVLTVTVLLAGVLTSYVTLASGMLVHEASVLLVILNGMRLLRY
- a CDS encoding heavy-metal-associated domain-containing protein, which produces MSDTTQFRVLDFDCPTCASTVERALSNVDGVQHVEVHYATGRVEIEYDDNVADPDVFAETIENQGYTPQPA
- a CDS encoding amidohydrolase family protein, which codes for MAVDLAIHDALVLTADERNRLYERGTVCITDGCIEEVRPSRAGDGELEASTVIDGNGKLVMPGLVNAHTHLEMTPLIGAFSELELTEMLGSGTALFNRLGNGEFEYLVEAGVELAALNFLLGGVTTVNSMDARPAAGAEAFGEAGLRGFFGPAISDLFWDQPVDQQFSRAREFVETYHDTYEGRIRATICPHDDWSCTRQLWERTASLAAEYPDLLVHTHLLELEESNTMARANGGEDSVGLLDDVGLLDDRLVAAHFRLADEEDIQRTAEADAAVAHCPSVFCYWNPNGETQWTPVPELRAAGVDVGVGIDDHYWHDSYSMFGEARQARLAANLKRSAGQFDSMELIRMLTIEGARALGMGDEIGSIEAGKRADIILLDVDKPKFTPRTNIPAQVVNNAVPADVETVIVDGDVVLRNGVPETMDSDDVRQRVNQAVERFMDETGWELDIGGSEPPTSIETVRDLPKRGPARLLTRLAMQSARDRFSF